A single window of Streptomyces sudanensis DNA harbors:
- a CDS encoding Pentatricopeptide repeat-containing protein, whose translation MKRKELRRAALKGDGRAALALADMLMDAYEEQEAVDVLRASAAAGAGGVALYLAEVLAVSGDEEYERQAEEWYRVAVDEGIPGALNDYGCFLSMHDDRLDEAEAVLLRAVEARDELSYGNLGGLYLDAERYDEALPWLRRGVAQGNRNLLPLLSRVETELGDADAAWEHARAAIEEDRDGARLACAVHLARFGEHHPGLSAETMFREAAEEDDSAHFLYANWLKDQGRSGEAEREYRAAIEAGEPNAHLNFAYLLEDLGREAEAEAELRAGIAAGDPWAAGGLARFLTDRGRTEEAPDLIRKAGELGCPQEEMRELWSMHRSL comes from the coding sequence ATGAAGAGGAAAGAGCTGCGCCGGGCCGCGCTGAAGGGGGACGGCCGTGCCGCCCTGGCCTTGGCGGACATGCTGATGGACGCCTACGAGGAGCAGGAGGCGGTCGACGTCCTGCGCGCGAGTGCCGCGGCGGGCGCCGGGGGAGTGGCGCTCTACCTGGCCGAAGTCCTGGCGGTCAGCGGGGACGAGGAGTACGAGAGGCAGGCCGAGGAGTGGTACCGGGTCGCGGTGGACGAGGGCATCCCCGGCGCGCTCAACGACTACGGCTGCTTCCTGTCGATGCACGACGACAGACTGGACGAGGCGGAAGCGGTGCTCCTGCGGGCGGTGGAGGCCCGCGACGAGCTTTCCTACGGCAACCTCGGCGGGCTGTACCTGGACGCGGAACGGTACGACGAAGCCCTTCCCTGGCTACGGCGGGGAGTGGCGCAGGGAAACCGGAATCTGCTGCCTCTCCTCTCCCGTGTGGAAACGGAGCTCGGTGACGCGGACGCGGCGTGGGAACATGCCCGCGCGGCGATCGAGGAGGACCGGGACGGGGCGCGGCTCGCCTGCGCTGTTCACCTCGCCCGCTTCGGTGAACACCATCCCGGACTCAGCGCCGAGACGATGTTCCGCGAGGCGGCCGAGGAGGACGACTCGGCCCATTTCCTCTACGCCAACTGGCTGAAGGACCAGGGCAGGTCCGGGGAAGCCGAGCGAGAGTACCGGGCGGCGATCGAAGCGGGTGAACCCAACGCGCACCTCAATTTCGCGTACCTCCTCGAAGACCTCGGGAGGGAGGCGGAAGCGGAAGCCGAACTGCGTGCGGGGATCGCCGCCGGCGACCCGTGGGCGGCCGGTGGCCTCGCCCGTTTCCTCACGGATCGCGGACGGACGGAGGAAGCACCCGACCTCATCCGCAAGGCCGGAGAACTCGGATGCCCGCAAGAGGAGATGCGTGAACTATGGAGCATGCACCGCTCCCTGTGA
- a CDS encoding pyridoxal-phosphate dependent enzyme gives MYAHIAEAIKEPDLICLQPDLVCVRFETMKIYSALGAVRHLLETGTVRPGDTLVDSSSGIYAHALALACHRYGLKCHIVGSTTVDRTLRAQLEILGVTLEQVRPSKDLRLDQELRVRRIAEILEENPSYHWMQQYHDGIHYHGYRDVAQTIHREVPAGPLTLVGGVGTGASTGALSTYLREMGRDVTLVGVQPFGSVTFGAEHVSDPDMIIAGIGSAIEFRNVRHELYDRIHWVNFDHALSGAVELLRTSGVFAGLSAGAAYLSAHWERRRDTSRTHVFIAADTGHRYVDSAYSKHTEAQDIDTLKPYEVTSLEELRHPWSTTSWSDVRAAQRN, from the coding sequence ATGTACGCACACATAGCAGAAGCGATCAAAGAGCCGGACCTCATATGCCTCCAGCCCGACCTGGTCTGCGTGCGGTTCGAGACGATGAAGATCTACTCGGCCCTCGGAGCGGTGCGGCACCTCCTGGAGACGGGCACCGTCCGGCCCGGCGACACGCTCGTCGACAGCTCCAGCGGCATCTACGCGCACGCCCTGGCGCTCGCCTGCCACCGCTACGGACTGAAGTGCCACATCGTGGGGTCCACCACCGTGGACCGGACCCTGCGCGCCCAACTGGAGATCCTCGGCGTCACCCTGGAGCAGGTCCGGCCGTCGAAGGACCTGCGCCTGGACCAGGAGCTCAGGGTGCGGCGCATCGCCGAGATCCTGGAGGAGAACCCCTCGTACCACTGGATGCAGCAGTACCACGACGGCATCCACTACCACGGCTACCGCGACGTGGCCCAGACCATCCACCGGGAGGTCCCCGCGGGGCCCCTGACCCTGGTGGGCGGGGTGGGCACGGGCGCCTCCACGGGCGCCCTCAGCACCTACCTGCGGGAGATGGGCCGGGACGTCACGCTCGTCGGCGTGCAGCCCTTCGGCAGCGTCACCTTCGGCGCGGAGCACGTGTCGGACCCGGACATGATCATCGCCGGGATCGGCAGCGCCATCGAGTTCCGCAACGTCCGGCACGAGCTGTACGACCGGATCCACTGGGTCAACTTCGACCACGCGCTCTCCGGCGCCGTCGAACTCCTGCGCACCAGCGGGGTCTTCGCCGGGCTGTCGGCCGGCGCCGCCTACCTCTCCGCCCACTGGGAGCGCCGCAGGGACACCTCCCGCACCCACGTGTTCATCGCCGCCGACACGGGCCACCGCTACGTCGACAGCGCCTACTCCAAGCACACCGAGGCCCAGGACATCGACACCCTGAAGCCGTACGAGGTCACCTCCCTCGAAGAGCTCAGGCACCCCTGGTCGACCACCTCCTGGTCCGACGTCCGCGCCGCGCAGCGGAACTGA
- a CDS encoding Lrp/AsnC family transcriptional regulator gives MADGAITFDRLDRRIVGALQVDGRAEASRVAGALGVSARTVARRLARMRDAGAVSVVRLAPPEEVVGATALRVRVVRGRAEAVAEAFAARPDVLSVDLVTGGEEISVLLLGDDADQGRLLYRQVPATAAITSVSAHSVLRVFADARQWRADVLTPEETAALLPSGAEEAEGGGGGAEFVRSTEAEDGVPDAVDRRLLAVLDRNARLGFAELGHLAGVPETTVRRRMRRLAAGGQVRTLVRVRPGLLGLTVDANLWMRVPPARLHEAGEALAAHPLTHAVAATTGACNLVAAVYCRDLRALYDFTTGVLGPLGVESVETTVIARAVKPVGAGRG, from the coding sequence GTGGCGGATGGCGCCATCACGTTCGACCGGCTGGACCGGCGCATCGTCGGCGCCCTCCAGGTCGACGGGCGGGCGGAGGCGTCCCGCGTCGCCGGGGCGCTCGGGGTCTCGGCGCGTACGGTCGCCCGCCGCCTGGCGCGGATGCGGGACGCGGGGGCCGTCTCCGTCGTGCGCCTGGCGCCGCCCGAGGAGGTCGTGGGGGCGACGGCGCTGCGGGTGCGGGTCGTACGGGGCAGGGCGGAGGCGGTCGCGGAGGCGTTCGCCGCGCGGCCGGACGTCCTGTCCGTGGACCTGGTGACCGGCGGCGAGGAGATCAGCGTGCTGCTCCTCGGAGACGACGCCGACCAGGGCCGCCTGCTGTACCGGCAGGTCCCGGCCACCGCGGCGATCACCTCCGTGTCGGCCCACAGCGTCCTGCGCGTGTTCGCCGACGCGCGGCAGTGGCGGGCCGACGTGCTCACCCCGGAGGAGACCGCCGCGCTGCTCCCGTCGGGGGCGGAGGAGGCGGAAGGGGGCGGAGGTGGCGCGGAGTTCGTGCGGTCCACGGAGGCCGAGGACGGTGTGCCCGACGCCGTGGACCGGCGGCTGCTCGCCGTCCTCGACCGGAACGCCCGGCTCGGCTTCGCGGAGCTGGGGCACCTGGCGGGGGTCCCGGAGACGACGGTCCGGCGCCGGATGCGTCGGCTCGCGGCCGGAGGACAGGTGCGCACCCTGGTCCGGGTGCGTCCCGGGCTCCTCGGCCTGACGGTCGACGCGAACCTGTGGATGCGGGTTCCGCCCGCGCGGCTGCACGAGGCGGGCGAGGCCCTGGCCGCCCACCCCCTCACCCACGCGGTCGCCGCGACCACCGGCGCGTGCAACCTCGTCGCCGCCGTGTACTGCCGCGACCTGCGGGCCCTGTACGACTTCACCACGGGCGTCCTCGGCCCGCTGGGCGTCGAGAGCGTGGAGACCACGGTCATCGCCCGCGCCGTCAAACCGGTGGGCGCCGGGCGGGGGTGA
- a CDS encoding DUF397 domain-containing protein, translating to MSTSEPDWFKSSYSGGGGDNCIEVALRPDTVLIRDSKDTQRHPLTVSADAWSAFTTLATDSPA from the coding sequence ATGAGCACCAGCGAACCCGATTGGTTCAAGAGCAGCTACAGCGGCGGTGGCGGTGACAACTGTATCGAGGTCGCCCTACGCCCCGACACCGTCCTCATCCGCGACTCCAAAGACACCCAAAGACACCCCCTCACCGTCTCTGCCGACGCCTGGTCGGCCTTCACCACCCTGGCAACCGACTCCCCCGCCTGA
- a CDS encoding helix-turn-helix transcriptional regulator has protein sequence MTSTSARLLRLVSLLSARPVWTCRELAERMAVTDRTIRRDVARLRELGYGIESDPGPWGGYRLGGGTRVPPLSLDDEEALAVAVALREAALSGVLGGDQAALSALLKLRQVLPSRIAERLGEMDSTFVHTPRPEGHRMIPPGVLPELAAACRRGERTRLSYRDHAGKDTVRDVDPYRLVHTGLRWYFVARDVARGQWRTFRADRVVRVRPTGHPVELVDPPDPALLVSQGIAGVVYPLYTTILLPHPVDRALKLVPPTIGTHRPDGPDATVVEIGGNDVDQLVTYLLGLGTPLRVLSPDPVREELLRRTRELFEGNGNGDRLP, from the coding sequence GTGACCAGCACCTCCGCCCGCCTGCTGCGCCTGGTCTCGCTGCTGTCCGCACGGCCGGTGTGGACCTGCCGCGAGCTGGCCGAACGGATGGCGGTCACCGACCGCACGATCCGGCGGGACGTCGCCAGGCTGCGGGAACTCGGCTACGGCATCGAGTCCGACCCCGGCCCGTGGGGCGGCTACCGCCTCGGCGGCGGGACCCGGGTGCCACCGCTGAGCCTCGACGACGAGGAGGCGCTCGCCGTGGCCGTCGCCCTGCGCGAGGCCGCGCTCAGCGGCGTCCTGGGCGGCGACCAGGCCGCGCTGTCGGCGCTGCTGAAACTGCGGCAGGTCCTGCCGTCCCGGATCGCGGAGCGGCTGGGCGAGATGGATTCCACCTTCGTCCACACGCCTCGGCCCGAGGGCCACCGGATGATCCCGCCCGGCGTGCTGCCGGAACTGGCCGCCGCCTGCCGCCGCGGCGAGCGCACCCGCCTGTCGTACCGGGACCACGCGGGGAAGGACACCGTCCGGGACGTCGACCCCTACCGTCTGGTGCACACGGGCCTGCGCTGGTACTTCGTCGCCCGGGACGTGGCGCGCGGCCAGTGGCGGACGTTCCGGGCCGACCGCGTGGTGCGGGTACGGCCCACCGGGCACCCGGTCGAACTCGTCGACCCGCCCGACCCGGCCCTCCTCGTCTCCCAGGGCATCGCCGGCGTCGTGTACCCGCTCTACACGACGATCCTGCTCCCGCACCCCGTGGACCGGGCGCTGAAGCTCGTCCCGCCGACGATCGGCACCCACCGCCCGGACGGCCCCGACGCGACCGTCGTCGAGATCGGCGGCAACGACGTCGACCAGCTCGTCACGTACCTCCTCGGCCTGGGCACCCCCCTACGGGTCCTGTCCCCGGACCCCGTACGGGAGGAACTGCTGCGCCGCACCCGGGAACTGTTCGAGGGCAATGGGAACGGCGACCGGCTCCCATAG
- a CDS encoding dienelactone hydrolase family protein: MRQFPLPRPRATHRTAGRVLTAVALLAGLGPAPSAYAADNPYERGPAPTEASIEAERGPYAVSQTTVPRDSVTGFGGGTVYYPTTTGDGTFGAVSVCPGYMGTQSSIAWLGPRLASQGFAVFVIDTITPQDQPDSRGRQLLAALDHLTRDSSLRTRVDSTRLGVMGHSMGGGGSLAAAKSRPSLQAAVPLMPWHQDKTWPELRTPTMIFGAENDNIAPVASHAEPFYGSLPSSLDRAYLEMNNATHNAPLSSNTTIAKYSTAWLKRFIDDDTRYEQFLCPLPQPSATIEEYRGNCPHTS, translated from the coding sequence ATGCGCCAGTTCCCCCTCCCACGCCCCCGGGCCACGCACCGCACCGCGGGCAGAGTCCTCACGGCGGTCGCGCTGCTCGCCGGTCTCGGACCGGCGCCGAGCGCGTACGCCGCCGACAACCCGTACGAGCGCGGCCCCGCACCGACCGAAGCCTCCATCGAGGCGGAGCGCGGCCCGTACGCCGTGTCCCAGACGACCGTCCCGCGTGACTCCGTCACCGGCTTCGGCGGAGGGACGGTCTACTACCCGACGACCACCGGCGACGGGACGTTCGGCGCCGTCAGCGTGTGCCCGGGGTACATGGGCACCCAGTCGTCGATAGCCTGGCTGGGCCCGCGGCTCGCCTCGCAGGGGTTCGCCGTGTTCGTCATCGACACGATCACGCCACAGGACCAGCCCGACAGCCGCGGCCGTCAGCTCCTGGCCGCGCTCGACCACCTGACGCGCGACAGCTCCCTGCGGACCCGGGTGGACAGCACCCGTCTCGGCGTGATGGGCCATTCCATGGGCGGCGGGGGCAGCCTGGCGGCGGCGAAGTCCCGCCCGTCCCTCCAGGCCGCCGTCCCCCTCATGCCCTGGCACCAGGACAAGACCTGGCCGGAACTCCGTACACCGACGATGATCTTCGGCGCGGAGAACGACAACATCGCTCCGGTGGCCAGCCACGCGGAGCCGTTCTACGGCAGCCTGCCGTCCTCGCTGGACCGGGCGTACCTGGAGATGAACAACGCCACGCACAACGCCCCGTTGTCCTCGAACACGACGATCGCGAAGTACAGCACCGCGTGGTTGAAGCGGTTCATCGACGACGACACCCGCTACGAGCAGTTCCTGTGCCCGCTGCCGCAGCCCAGCGCGACGATCGAGGAGTACCGGGGCAACTGCCCCCACACCTCCTGA
- a CDS encoding VOC family protein has translation MSAPAIRLLSVDFDCPNPIELARFYGEALDLPVIYSSDDFVLLGRDGSPGLGFIRVADYRRPTWPDPSQGKQAHMELGVDDLEAAHARMLALGATEPATQPHPEERRVLLDPAGHPFCLSTGS, from the coding sequence GTGTCCGCACCCGCGATCCGCCTGCTGTCCGTCGACTTCGACTGCCCGAACCCGATCGAACTGGCCCGCTTCTACGGCGAGGCGCTCGACCTGCCCGTCATCTACTCCAGCGACGACTTCGTCCTCCTCGGCCGCGACGGCTCACCCGGGCTGGGCTTCATCCGGGTGGCCGACTACCGGCGCCCGACCTGGCCCGACCCCTCCCAGGGCAAGCAGGCGCACATGGAACTGGGCGTCGACGACCTGGAGGCCGCGCACGCCCGGATGCTGGCCCTCGGCGCCACGGAACCGGCAACCCAGCCGCACCCCGAGGAGCGCAGGGTCCTGCTGGACCCCGCGGGCCACCCGTTCTGCCTCTCCACGGGAAGCTGA
- a CDS encoding inositol monophosphatase family protein, producing MATTVTEDYARLLPQLVEAVREAGELADSAHRDRPDGGTTVEEMMTAFAAVDGPVSGLLRDRTRMLRPEARWAEGEVGTRVADTGEWWVCDAVDGAVHYLQGLPYWSVTSTLVSGGRPVLSVVWAPRLDLLYTAVRGGGARLDGRPVAPSRKVLSAALATTSQPPWNTEPERAGTSLTAMLRRTLAVRNLGPTSLQIAQVGSGHVDVFWEFGRDASNLLPGSLVAAEAGALVTDATGREWTPDATSFVAAAPSLHGEVLDALAASAAGTC from the coding sequence ATGGCGACGACGGTGACGGAGGACTACGCGAGGCTGCTGCCGCAGCTCGTCGAGGCCGTACGGGAGGCCGGTGAGCTCGCCGATTCGGCGCACCGCGACCGGCCGGACGGCGGCACGACCGTCGAGGAGATGATGACCGCCTTCGCGGCCGTGGACGGGCCCGTGAGCGGCCTGCTGCGCGACCGCACGCGGATGCTGCGCCCGGAGGCCCGCTGGGCGGAGGGCGAGGTCGGCACCCGCGTGGCCGACACGGGCGAGTGGTGGGTGTGCGACGCGGTCGACGGCGCCGTGCACTACCTCCAGGGGCTTCCGTACTGGAGCGTGACGTCGACGCTCGTCAGCGGCGGCAGGCCGGTGCTGAGCGTGGTCTGGGCCCCGCGGCTCGACCTCCTCTACACGGCGGTGCGGGGCGGGGGCGCCCGGCTCGACGGCCGGCCCGTGGCCCCCTCCCGCAAGGTCCTCTCGGCCGCGCTGGCCACGACGAGCCAGCCGCCGTGGAACACCGAACCCGAGCGGGCCGGAACGTCGCTGACCGCGATGCTGCGCCGCACCCTCGCCGTCCGCAACCTCGGCCCGACCTCCCTGCAGATCGCCCAGGTCGGCTCGGGGCACGTGGACGTCTTCTGGGAGTTCGGCCGGGACGCCTCCAACCTGCTCCCCGGCTCCCTCGTCGCCGCCGAGGCGGGCGCCCTGGTCACCGACGCGACGGGCCGCGAGTGGACCCCGGACGCGACGAGCTTCGTGGCCGCCGCCCCCAGCCTGCACGGCGAGGTCCTCGACGCACTCGCCGCCAGCGCGGCCGGCACCTGCTGA
- a CDS encoding helix-turn-helix domain-containing protein, with protein sequence MLKALREEARLTQEQFAPLVRYSVAYVAKIEQGKRFPPRDLLDRSEEVLGPVAGRVLAAAARSLTRKAGLASWFRQWAGIEEEAISLYAYECRVIPGLLQPEPYIRVLFDRYLPPLTAEQSERQVAARLARQQLLVERPNTMFSFVIEQALLERRMGEAAVTKALLDHLIAVGRYRNVELQVMPLLQEEHSGFEGEMYLAEQPDHRWVGYTEGHGASMLISDPKAVSHMLQRYGKMRSQALSHQATAGLLERMRGAL encoded by the coding sequence GTGCTCAAGGCCCTGCGTGAGGAGGCCCGCCTGACACAGGAGCAGTTCGCGCCGCTGGTGCGGTACTCGGTCGCGTACGTCGCCAAGATCGAACAGGGCAAGCGCTTTCCGCCGAGGGACCTGCTGGACCGCTCGGAGGAGGTCCTGGGACCGGTCGCCGGACGGGTCCTGGCCGCGGCGGCACGAAGCCTGACCCGCAAGGCGGGCCTGGCCTCCTGGTTCCGCCAGTGGGCGGGCATCGAGGAGGAGGCGATCTCGCTGTACGCGTACGAGTGCCGGGTGATCCCCGGACTGTTGCAGCCTGAGCCCTACATTCGGGTCCTCTTCGACCGGTACCTTCCTCCACTCACCGCGGAACAGTCCGAGCGGCAAGTGGCAGCGCGTCTAGCCAGGCAACAGCTCCTCGTCGAACGCCCCAATACAATGTTCAGCTTCGTCATCGAGCAAGCACTGCTGGAGCGTCGTATGGGAGAGGCCGCTGTGACGAAGGCCCTCCTCGACCACCTCATCGCAGTCGGCCGGTACCGCAACGTGGAACTCCAGGTCATGCCCCTGCTGCAAGAAGAGCACTCCGGCTTCGAAGGTGAGATGTACCTCGCCGAGCAGCCCGATCACCGCTGGGTGGGTTACACCGAAGGTCACGGGGCCAGCATGCTCATCAGTGACCCGAAAGCGGTAAGTCACATGCTCCAGCGCTATGGCAAGATGCGCTCGCAGGCTCTGAGCCACCAAGCCACGGCGGGTCTGCTGGAGCGGATGCGAGGAGCGCTATGA
- a CDS encoding Rossmann-like domain-containing protein, with product MSHPTPRTVAELTDAVLSGAYGPDPEDLSVTSAFWLYHTTRLAGGEVTYHNRYLVLRVGHSFGSCSFEAGELAPDFCENASGHTLGTLLRHESTPVRVAALDAYLSRVRPHREADEAEPVALPTGTPEERAQARDASIAALLDIEPGAKVALIGVVNPLVAAIRERGGVCLPCDLNLRTTQWGDQVSDDMTEVLEEADAVVATGMTLSNGSFDRILGHCRDRGVPLVVYAQTGSAVARAFLSGGVTALNAEPFPFSQFSADSTVMYRYRADRPVRTDGDGS from the coding sequence ATGTCACACCCCACACCGCGGACCGTCGCGGAACTGACCGACGCCGTCCTGTCGGGCGCCTACGGCCCTGACCCGGAGGACCTCTCCGTCACCAGCGCCTTCTGGCTCTACCACACCACCCGGCTGGCCGGGGGCGAGGTGACGTACCACAACCGCTACCTCGTGCTCCGGGTCGGGCACTCCTTCGGCTCCTGTTCCTTCGAGGCCGGCGAACTGGCCCCCGACTTCTGCGAGAACGCCTCCGGGCACACCCTGGGCACGCTGCTGCGCCACGAGTCCACCCCGGTCCGCGTCGCCGCCCTCGACGCGTACCTCTCCCGGGTGCGGCCCCACCGCGAGGCGGACGAGGCCGAGCCGGTCGCCCTGCCGACCGGGACGCCGGAGGAGCGGGCCCAGGCCCGCGACGCCTCCATCGCCGCCCTCCTCGACATCGAGCCGGGTGCGAAGGTCGCGCTCATCGGCGTGGTCAACCCGCTGGTCGCGGCGATACGCGAGCGGGGCGGCGTCTGCCTCCCCTGCGACCTGAACCTGCGCACCACCCAGTGGGGCGACCAGGTCAGCGACGACATGACCGAGGTCCTCGAGGAGGCCGACGCCGTCGTGGCCACCGGCATGACCCTGAGCAACGGCTCGTTCGACCGCATCCTCGGGCACTGCCGGGACCGGGGCGTCCCCCTGGTCGTCTACGCGCAGACCGGCAGCGCCGTCGCCCGGGCGTTCCTGTCCGGCGGGGTCACCGCGCTGAACGCCGAGCCCTTCCCCTTCTCGCAGTTCAGCGCCGACTCGACGGTCATGTACCGCTACCGCGCCGACCGGCCGGTCCGCACGGACGGGGACGGTTCGTGA
- a CDS encoding PH domain-containing protein translates to MTKSRTTFRNGVYPFAGLFVIAVVGLAYLDMTAGARSGGDLTFYTLLCAGAVALASRSFIWTAVVADERGVQVRNPLRTQRFAWREIRGFRAEDRLVIELADSREVRCWAVQRANIARMLKRRSHADAVAEDLTNLRERYLA, encoded by the coding sequence GTGACCAAGAGCCGTACAACGTTCCGCAACGGCGTGTACCCGTTCGCCGGGCTCTTCGTGATCGCCGTGGTGGGCCTCGCCTACCTCGACATGACGGCGGGCGCGCGGAGCGGCGGTGACCTCACGTTCTACACGCTCCTCTGTGCCGGGGCGGTGGCCTTGGCCTCCCGGTCCTTCATCTGGACGGCGGTCGTTGCCGACGAGCGGGGAGTGCAGGTCCGCAATCCGCTCAGGACCCAGCGGTTCGCCTGGCGGGAGATCCGGGGCTTCCGAGCCGAGGATCGCCTCGTGATCGAGCTGGCCGACAGCCGTGAGGTCCGTTGCTGGGCGGTCCAGCGCGCCAACATCGCCCGCATGCTGAAGCGCCGGAGTCACGCCGACGCCGTGGCCGAGGACCTCACGAACCTGCGTGAGCGGTATCTGGCCTGA
- a CDS encoding ABC transporter ATP-binding protein, with the protein MDLVLDGLSVVTDGKSLVRDLSLEVGSGRVVGLVGPNGSGKSTALRCVYRALRPSSGTVRVGGEDLSRLTVRHSARTIAAMTQDGAVELDFTVEEVVALGRTPHLRGNQALGPRERELCERAMDRLDIRHLARRGVLTLSGGERQRVLLARALVQEPKILVLDEPTNHLDVRHQIELLSLLRGSGLTVLVVLHDLNLAAAACDRIGVLRGGRLVAAGPPADVLTPELVDDVFGVRASVVPHPLTGAPQLLYSLDPSL; encoded by the coding sequence ATGGATCTCGTACTCGACGGGCTGTCGGTGGTGACCGACGGCAAGAGCCTGGTGCGCGACCTGTCGCTGGAGGTGGGAAGCGGCCGGGTCGTGGGCTTGGTCGGCCCCAACGGAAGCGGCAAGTCCACCGCCCTGCGGTGCGTGTACCGGGCGCTGCGGCCCAGCTCCGGGACCGTCCGGGTGGGCGGGGAGGACCTCTCCCGCCTGACGGTGCGCCACAGCGCGCGGACCATCGCCGCGATGACCCAGGACGGCGCCGTCGAACTGGACTTCACGGTCGAGGAGGTCGTCGCGCTCGGGCGCACGCCCCACCTGCGGGGCAACCAGGCGCTCGGCCCGCGCGAACGGGAGCTGTGCGAGCGGGCGATGGACCGGCTCGACATCCGCCACCTCGCCCGGCGCGGCGTCCTCACCCTGTCGGGCGGGGAGCGCCAGCGCGTCCTGCTGGCCCGGGCCCTGGTGCAGGAGCCGAAGATCCTGGTGCTGGACGAGCCGACCAACCACCTCGACGTGCGCCACCAGATCGAGCTGCTGTCCCTGCTGCGCGGCTCCGGGCTCACCGTCCTGGTCGTCCTCCACGACCTCAACCTCGCCGCGGCGGCCTGCGACCGCATCGGCGTGCTCCGCGGGGGCCGCCTGGTGGCGGCCGGCCCGCCCGCGGACGTCCTCACGCCGGAACTGGTCGACGACGTCTTCGGCGTCCGGGCCAGCGTCGTCCCCCACCCGCTCACGGGCGCCCCCCAACTGCTGTATTCGCTCGACCCCTCCCTGTGA
- a CDS encoding MFS transporter, whose protein sequence is MSTGTESSVTDRKAPEGEEPLPGDLRMARALWPVLLASAVGLLPFTVFSTYLVPIADEAGSSVAAMGGLRGLGGLAALLVGTALAPFVDRVRKEWVAAGGLAALGVSAALGASGDFLLLAVFCLLVGAGTAVLNPALTAAAADRFGDGKAAGRAATLVTATQSMTAMLAAPVVALPALLWGWEGDLVAVAALSLLLAAVFLARGGRKAAGGAGGGQRLSYLASFRALAAVRGAVPLLLVSLLRTAVFMGYLAYLAAYYDERFRLDPELFALVWTLSGASFFVSNLLTGRITNSDRTRIGTEKLLVLGLVAALVSVVGFYFTHWLPLALAMTSLHAASHALVAACAVSLLVRRCGPLRGSALSLNSAGQSLGVFAGAALGGAGLGLAGYPGIAAVFGALVVAALGAALLVSRRGAEETRAQDAA, encoded by the coding sequence GTGAGCACCGGCACCGAGAGCTCCGTGACGGACCGGAAGGCCCCGGAAGGGGAGGAGCCCCTGCCGGGCGACCTGAGGATGGCCCGCGCCCTGTGGCCGGTCCTCCTGGCCTCGGCGGTCGGCCTGCTGCCGTTCACCGTCTTCAGCACCTACCTCGTGCCGATCGCGGACGAGGCCGGGAGCAGCGTCGCCGCCATGGGCGGCCTGCGCGGCCTCGGCGGCCTGGCGGCCCTGCTGGTCGGCACGGCGCTCGCCCCCTTCGTCGACCGGGTGCGCAAGGAGTGGGTCGCCGCGGGCGGACTCGCCGCCCTCGGCGTGTCGGCGGCGCTGGGCGCGAGCGGGGACTTCCTGCTGCTGGCCGTGTTCTGCCTGCTGGTCGGCGCCGGCACGGCCGTGCTGAACCCGGCCCTCACCGCGGCGGCGGCCGACCGCTTCGGCGACGGCAAGGCGGCCGGCCGGGCGGCGACCCTGGTCACGGCCACGCAGTCGATGACCGCGATGCTCGCCGCGCCGGTCGTGGCCCTGCCCGCCCTCCTGTGGGGCTGGGAGGGGGACCTCGTCGCGGTGGCCGCGCTCTCGCTCCTCCTCGCCGCGGTCTTCCTCGCCCGCGGCGGGCGCAAGGCGGCCGGGGGCGCCGGGGGTGGGCAGCGCCTGAGCTACCTCGCGTCGTTCAGGGCGCTGGCGGCGGTCCGCGGGGCGGTGCCGCTGCTGCTGGTCTCCCTGCTGCGCACGGCGGTGTTCATGGGGTACCTGGCGTACCTGGCGGCCTACTACGACGAGCGGTTCCGGCTCGACCCCGAGCTCTTCGCCCTCGTCTGGACGCTGAGCGGCGCGTCGTTCTTCGTGAGCAACCTCCTGACCGGGCGGATCACCAACTCCGACCGGACCCGGATCGGCACCGAGAAGCTGCTCGTCCTCGGCCTGGTCGCGGCCCTGGTGTCGGTCGTGGGCTTCTACTTCACCCACTGGCTGCCGCTCGCCCTGGCGATGACCTCGCTCCACGCGGCGAGCCACGCGCTGGTGGCCGCGTGCGCCGTGAGCCTGCTGGTCCGGCGCTGCGGTCCGCTGCGCGGCTCGGCGCTGAGCCTCAACTCCGCGGGCCAGAGCCTCGGGGTCTTCGCGGGCGCGGCGCTGGGCGGCGCGGGCCTCGGCCTGGCCGGCTACCCGGGCATCGCCGCCGTCTTCGGCGCCCTCGTCGTCGCGGCGCTCGGCGCCGCCCTCCTGGTGTCCCGCCGGGGCGCGGAGGAGACGCGGGCGCAGGACGCCGCGTAG